The Acidimicrobiales bacterium genome includes a window with the following:
- the ruvX gene encoding Holliday junction resolvase RuvX: MRALGLDLGSKRIGVAVSDSDGRVATPIEVVHRTGDRPGEHRTLAGLAEEWGVEVVVVGIPYSLDGSVGPMAEAMAAEATLLAQVLGERPGVPVETYDERLTTVTAERALREQDLRAPQRRKVVDMVAAAVMLQGWLDARREALG; this comes from the coding sequence TTGAGGGCCCTGGGTCTGGACCTGGGGTCCAAGCGGATCGGGGTGGCGGTCAGCGACAGCGACGGCCGGGTGGCTACGCCCATCGAGGTCGTTCATCGGACTGGCGACCGGCCCGGCGAACATCGCACCCTGGCTGGCCTCGCCGAGGAGTGGGGGGTCGAAGTGGTCGTCGTCGGCATCCCGTACTCCCTGGATGGGTCGGTGGGCCCCATGGCCGAAGCCATGGCGGCGGAAGCCACCCTTCTGGCGCAGGTCCTGGGTGAACGGCCGGGGGTTCCGGTCGAGACCTACGATGAACGCCTGACCACCGTGACCGCCGAACGGGCCCTCCGTGAACAGGACCTCCGAGCTCCGCAACGCCGGAAGGTGGTCGACATGGTGGCCGCAGCGGTCATGCTCCAAGGGTGGCTGGATGCCCGCCGGGAGGCCCTCGGGTGA